The following are encoded together in the Tribolium castaneum strain GA2 chromosome 3, icTriCast1.1, whole genome shotgun sequence genome:
- the LOC657198 gene encoding prostaglandin reductase 1 isoform X2, whose product MKAKTIILSKKFQGYPQETNFKIVEESLPQLKDGEFLAQAEFLSVDPYIRVFMKAVGAPIIGEQVAKIIESKNSKYPLGEYVVGEFGWRTHTVASEKPGDFFNLPPRLVSFGDLPKSLALGALGMTGVTALYGLQLCEPAAGKTLVVSGAAGAVGTHVGQLAKLQGCKVVGITGSDAKGHRLVKELDFDAFVNYKSEDFEKKLAEATPQNIDCYFDNVGGDVSSAVLHRMNKFGHVVICGAISTYNDENTKAREVQTPVKVNHLVMEGFSVTRWRNKWNKAIDDNLKLIQEGRLKYFETVTEGFENTPDAFMKMLGGQNFGKAIVKV is encoded by the exons ATGAAGGCGAAAACCATAATcctgagcaaaaaatttcaaggaTACCCCCAAGAAACCAACTTCAAAATAGTCGAAGAATCGCTTCCCCAGCTAAAAGACGGCGAATTCTTGGCACAAGCCGAATTCTTGAGCGTCGACCCTTACATCCGCGTGTTTATGAAGGCAGTTGGGGCCCCCATAATTGGGGAACAAGTCGCAAA AATAATAGAAAGCAAGAATTCGAAATATCCGCTTGGGGAGTACGTCGTGGGGGAGTTTGGTTGGAGGACACATACTGTAGCCTCAGAAAAACCGGGAGATTTTTTCAATCTCCCGCCGAGACTCGTCTCCTTCGGGGATTTACCCAAATCGCTGGCGTTAGGGGCTTTGGGAATGACGGGGGTCACAGCCCTGTACGGGCTCCAGCTGTGCGAGCCCGCGGCGGGCAAAACCCTCGTAGTCTCAGGAGCGGCCGGGGCTGTGGGCACCCACGTGGGCCAACTGGCCAAACTACAAGGGTGCAAAGTGGTTGGTATCACTGGATCGGACGCTAAAGGCCACCGATTGGTCAAAGAATTGGACTTTGATGCTTTCGTTAACTATAAGAGTGaagattttgagaaaaaattggCCGAAGCTACGCCACAAAACATAGACTGCTACTTCGACAACGTGGGGGGCGATGTCAGCAGCGCCGTCTTGCACCGCATGAACAAATTCGGTCATGTGGTCATCTGTGGGGCTATTTCCACCTACAATGACGAAAACACCAAAG ccCGAGAGGTGCAAACACCTGTGAAAGTCAACCACCTTGTGATGGAAGGGTTCAGCGTGACTCGGTGGCGAAACAAATGGAACAAAGCCATTGACGATAACCTTAAATTGATCCAAGAGGGGCGTTTGAAATATTTCGAAACCGTCACTGAAGGGTTCGAAAATACGCCGGACGCGTTCATGAAGATGCTAGGTGGGCAGAACTTTGGGAAAGCTATTGTTAAAGTGtga
- the LOC657198 gene encoding prostaglandin reductase 1 isoform X1 — translation MSTILKNSSLFAVKYRHIFSVTNTMKAKTIILSKKFQGYPQETNFKIVEESLPQLKDGEFLAQAEFLSVDPYIRVFMKAVGAPIIGEQVAKIIESKNSKYPLGEYVVGEFGWRTHTVASEKPGDFFNLPPRLVSFGDLPKSLALGALGMTGVTALYGLQLCEPAAGKTLVVSGAAGAVGTHVGQLAKLQGCKVVGITGSDAKGHRLVKELDFDAFVNYKSEDFEKKLAEATPQNIDCYFDNVGGDVSSAVLHRMNKFGHVVICGAISTYNDENTKAREVQTPVKVNHLVMEGFSVTRWRNKWNKAIDDNLKLIQEGRLKYFETVTEGFENTPDAFMKMLGGQNFGKAIVKV, via the exons ATGTCCACAATTCTCAAAAACTCCTCATTATTCGCAGTCAAATATCGCCATATCTTTTCAGTCACAAACACAATGAAGGCGAAAACCATAATcctgagcaaaaaatttcaaggaTACCCCCAAGAAACCAACTTCAAAATAGTCGAAGAATCGCTTCCCCAGCTAAAAGACGGCGAATTCTTGGCACAAGCCGAATTCTTGAGCGTCGACCCTTACATCCGCGTGTTTATGAAGGCAGTTGGGGCCCCCATAATTGGGGAACAAGTCGCAAA AATAATAGAAAGCAAGAATTCGAAATATCCGCTTGGGGAGTACGTCGTGGGGGAGTTTGGTTGGAGGACACATACTGTAGCCTCAGAAAAACCGGGAGATTTTTTCAATCTCCCGCCGAGACTCGTCTCCTTCGGGGATTTACCCAAATCGCTGGCGTTAGGGGCTTTGGGAATGACGGGGGTCACAGCCCTGTACGGGCTCCAGCTGTGCGAGCCCGCGGCGGGCAAAACCCTCGTAGTCTCAGGAGCGGCCGGGGCTGTGGGCACCCACGTGGGCCAACTGGCCAAACTACAAGGGTGCAAAGTGGTTGGTATCACTGGATCGGACGCTAAAGGCCACCGATTGGTCAAAGAATTGGACTTTGATGCTTTCGTTAACTATAAGAGTGaagattttgagaaaaaattggCCGAAGCTACGCCACAAAACATAGACTGCTACTTCGACAACGTGGGGGGCGATGTCAGCAGCGCCGTCTTGCACCGCATGAACAAATTCGGTCATGTGGTCATCTGTGGGGCTATTTCCACCTACAATGACGAAAACACCAAAG ccCGAGAGGTGCAAACACCTGTGAAAGTCAACCACCTTGTGATGGAAGGGTTCAGCGTGACTCGGTGGCGAAACAAATGGAACAAAGCCATTGACGATAACCTTAAATTGATCCAAGAGGGGCGTTTGAAATATTTCGAAACCGTCACTGAAGGGTTCGAAAATACGCCGGACGCGTTCATGAAGATGCTAGGTGGGCAGAACTTTGGGAAAGCTATTGTTAAAGTGtga
- the LOC657113 gene encoding lysM and putative peptidoglycan-binding domain-containing protein 3: protein MMKQRQKLKPDASYKKFGKHSDSDDETELFTVRKTSPKKEKATVEKTVEEGDTLQSLAIRYCCTIEDLKRLNNIHKENEIFAKRTIKVPQYPIALALAGVHVSGRSSPNDPSASGQVDTDQLTTSLKETEVNQIIFNSSLAQKSHDVTEESGDDEEVHLLPHSPLEEPAVTKIDCSGVDGDISIKALVLCIVIVIFAVPLIYVFYVAEHPKQHHHNHVS from the exons ATGATGAAACAAAGGCAAAA GTTGAAGCCGGACGCCAGTTACAAAAAGTTTGGCAAGCACAGCGATAGCGATGACGAGACTGAACTGTTTACAGTACGGAAAACCTCCCCAAAAAAGGAAAAAGCGACGGTGGAGAAGACCGTAGAGGAGGGCGACACGTTGCAATCCCTCGCAATTCGTTACTGTTGTACG ATTGAAGATCTGAAACGCTTGAATAACATCCACAAAGAAAATGAGATTTTCGCCAAAAGGACGATCAAAGTGCCACAGTACCCCATTGCTCTGGCTCTGGCCGGGGTGCACGTCAGCGGGCGCAGCTCCCCGAATGACCCTTCAGCCAGTGGTCAAGTGGACACTGATCAGTTGACTACTAGTTTGAAGGAAACGGAAGttaaccaaattatttttaatagtagTTTAGCGCAAAAGAGTCACGACGTGACTGAGGAGAGTGGGGACGATGAAGAGGTGCATTTGTTGCCGCACAGCCCGCTTGAGGAGCCGGCTGTGACCAAGATCGACTGTAGTGGGGTTGATGGTGATATTTCGATAAAAGCCCTCGTTTTGTGTATAGTGATTGTTATTTTTGCCGTGCCTTTGATTTACGTGTTTTACGTAGCAGAGCACCCCAAGCAACACCACCATAACCACGTGTCatga